One region of Budorcas taxicolor isolate Tak-1 chromosome 3, Takin1.1, whole genome shotgun sequence genomic DNA includes:
- the LOC128044905 gene encoding late cornified envelope protein 1D-like — protein sequence MSCQQNQQQCQPPPKCAPKCPTPKCPPKCPPVSSCCGVSSGGCCGSSSGGCCSSGSGGCCLSHHRRRRSHHCRPQRSDCCSQPSGGSGCCGGGSGQSSGGGCC from the coding sequence ATGTCCTGCCAGCAGAACCAGCAGCAGTGCCAGCCTCCTCCCAAGTGTGCCCCCAAGTGCCCCACCCCTAAATGCCCCCCAAAGTGCCCCCCAGTCTCCTCTTGCTGTGGCGTCAGCTCCGGGGGCTGCTGCGGCTCCAGCTCCGGCGGCTGCTGCAGCTCCGGGTCTGGGGGCTGCTGCCTGAGCCATCACAGGCGCCGCAGGTCCCACCACTGCAGACCCCAGAGGTCTGACTGCTGCAGCCAGCCCTCAGGGGGCTCCGGGTGCTGTGGAGGGGGGAGTGGTCAGTCCTCTGGAGGCGGCTGCTGCTGA